DNA from Chaetodon trifascialis isolate fChaTrf1 chromosome 14, fChaTrf1.hap1, whole genome shotgun sequence:
AATTTAGATATGTCCTTTAAACCATATATAATTTTCTATACAATAATGAAAAACTGGGATAAACGGCCAATGCAAAGCACTAGCAAATACAGGAACTACTTTTAGACATCGGAGCGAGTTCACCTGATCCATGTTAACACTGAATGTGTATTTAAAGCCTCGGCAGTGTAAAGTATGAGGGGTTCCTGAAGGCACCACCGCCGTTACAGTTGAACTGAACTGCGCCACAGCGGCCTAGCGGAGCCAGCTGCACTCGCTCCCACTCTCGCCGCCATCTTCGTCGGCCAAATAAACGCCATTTTTTCGGGCCGCCATACTTTCTAGACCGGGGAAATATGGCGGCGCCCATCGACACATAAAACATGGCTtcccataaaaacaaaaacatttcaaatgaagtTTAAGTGGCTCGGAGATGGGAAATAAGTCCAACTTAAGCGGAGGACAAGGCCCCAGCTGGGCCAAGTCACACGGCACACACGCTGAGAACAAAGCGAGGAACCAGCTTGCTGGAATTCACACAGGACGCTGAACTTACCCGATGCCCACATAGTAACTGAAAACTCCCCCTCCAAAGTCTTTATCTGGACCTGCTTCTGCTCCCATTTTCTGCCCATTTCTCCCCCGCTCAGATAGCTCTTTTTGCCCGCTTTCTTTCCGCTTCCAGCCTTCTTCATCCGGCCTGTCGAGGAGCTTTTCCCGGCGACAGTAACCAGAGTCTGTTCGATAAAGTCCTCCTCCACGGCGGGCACTGGGATGAGGATTTGCTCCTCAAAACCGTCATCTGTGTGCAGTTCAGAGTCATCCTCGCCCACCACTTCTTCTCTTGTTTGCACCAGAATCACCTCTTGGTGCGGGTGAATCGAGTTTGGATCATCCGTGTCAAGAGGCTGTAAGGCGATCATGGGCTGGTGTTCACCGTCGTCTCCAACAACTGTTGTCTCGATTGTCTCTACTTCGATTTCGTGTAGTTCCACTATTTCGGCTGGCATTTCTGACCCGTCCGTCTCTATGTACAGGGTGTCCCCCGATGCCATGATAAATGTTGTATTTCCTCCCAGTTACAAGCTATTTTCACACTCTCGCTTTCCCTGCTGTCTTCACCCAGcgttcctcctccctctccgaCAACAACTCTACACTCGTGTACTCTCGTCGCCACAATGATCCAGTTTTGAAGTCTCGCGTGATTTCGATTTAAAAGTCCAGTGTAAATGTGGAACATTAAGTGCGGCGTCTTATTTCTTAATTAGACAATAAATTAAGGCCATAAATGGACCGAAATGAATGTATGATACTAATTATCTATAGGGAAAATGTTCTAATGgtcatattaataataataatacgtGGTCGGCTAATGCTTCAACATAATATGACTGACAACTCACTTCATTGTAAATGAAGACTATAGACGAGAGACTTGCCCAACATTTCAGCTCCTTTAGTTGAACCATTTGATATGCAATTGCAAATTAAAGTTACGTATAAtggctgttttcattgttgaaTAATATGCCAATTATTTGTTTGATCATTTGAGTAAGTACtgccaaaaaagaagaagaagaagaggaggaagaagaaagaaagaaagaaagaaagaaagaaagaaagaaagaaagaaagaaagaaggccGAGGCGACACATTTTAGGGTTTGTCTGAGCAACAGTCAAAACCGAAAAGATATTCAATGCAcgatataaaacacagaaaagcagcaaattctcacatttcagACGCTGGAACCAACCATTTTTGCTTAAATAAATGACGACTTAAAATGATTAATCGATTTTCAAAATTGATGTATATTAACTGAGTTTTATATAAACGTAATGGTGCAAATCAATACACTTCATCTTACAAGAGtgatattataatattatttcTGTGGTTTCACTTATATTCTAACAATTTCATTGACATTTTAAGCCTACatagtaaaaatacaaaagaaatataAACATCTTCATGGGGTGGTGATCCCGTCAATAAACAAACAGTAGAGCAAATTTTCTGGACTATTTTGTTTTCTAGTATTCCTTTAGCACCACTTAGCGTTCATAGTATCCCTCTAAAGAAAGAGTAAAAGAAAGCGCGTTAAGATGCAGTTGTTCCCATGTTGGAGACAGTTTGCATACAGTTCAGGAGACGCACCGCCTGCTTTGCCTGTTCCTCAGGCCGTGGGTGGAGCCTGTGATCACACCTTTGCGCTCTCGACCTACAACCTGTGCGAGTGGGTGTGCCCCGATACTGTGTCTGATGACGGACATAACGCCACGGCGCCGGTTGCCTCATTCACAGAGAGGATAGTTATGGGGAAGACAGGTGGAAGAGACGACTTTGAATGGGTCTACAATGACCAGCCGCACACTTCAAGAAGGAAAGAAATTCTGGGtaagaaatggaagaaaaaaaagaagctctgTTAACACTGAGAAACCTGCTGGGTTAATTTTCGGGTTAGTCGCAGCGTGAGGTTTGCAGTTTTCTGTCTACAGTCTCCTTATAAAAGCGGAGCCGGTTAAACCTGTTTGCAGGCTCTTACTTCGCCGGCTGTCAGTCCACTGTGGATGCAGGAGAAATTCATGAGTGACATGCTTCTAAATGTACACGCAGTTTTGAATAATTCATTTACATCTTCTTGTaagtgaaaatgttcttttaagCTCCATTTAAATTATCTCTGAATTACTCCATTGAAAGTTAAGCGCTAACAtttgaaaacatatttcattAATTGGTGTCTCTCACATTGCTTCCACTCACAGTTGACTCAAACTTGGGAGGTTGCATTATTTACAGCAAagccacttcttcttcttcttctttttttttagtgtaGATATCAAAGACAATGAATGAATTTAGTCACCACTGTTAGAGCAAAAGACATGATGTAAAAGTGTAGACACTCAGATGCTATGATATGAGGAACTGTGACTATTATATATCAGATGATTTACTCAGGTTTACTTGAAAATCTCACAGGGGGCTATAACCGGTTCTTTTTGTGTAAACCTATCTGCCTCTGTCGTCTTTTACTCTGACTTGTGAGACAATAACAGTGTATTGATAGCAGGTGCAGTTGACAATGTCTCCGGGCTCACCAGGTAACAAGACACATTCCCTGCTCAcgacaaacacagatgcacgTTCAGTTTGAAGTGAGAAGGAATAGAAGAGTCAGGGGATGAGGGAAGAGTCACTGAGACCCCCTTAAACCCCATCTGTTATCATTAGTTGAATAATGCAAGGAAATACATGTGTAAACTGTGTATTGGATGTATGATCCTCTTTATTCTATTACTTTTTCAAGGACATCAAATTGTATCAAGACCAGTCATGTTAGGTAATGTGGTTTGTCATGTAATTCGATTTGAAACCGTTTAGGTGAACAAGATAAAACCTGTTGATGTATATTTGATCCTGGCTTGGTCCAGCAGTCACACGGTTGCAGGTGATGGGTTGTTTGACACCACTGATCCTTGAATTATTAAAGTGTTTTGTTGTAGTTATCCTCTGCCCTGCCCTGATGGGAGAGACAGTCGGATGAGTGTGTCAGAGGTAGTTGAGCCTCACTTCCTTTTACATAATCAAGTGAGTTATTTTGATTCATAAGTGGTCGCACGATTTGAATGGCTCGTTGTTTGATATGTCTGCAGCTTGTAGGTTTTGGGCTCACTCACATGCCGTAAACTTCACATTACTTACCTGCACATTCAGTACACCTGCCTTTACAGTATAGCTGGTGAGGTCACACAGATGATTAGTAATTGTGATACTGCGTGATTGTTGAATAATGCatgatttgtttctttgtcttgtcATGTAATCATGTGTAGTTGAAACTTGGGGTTGAAATCTTATacaggttgattttttttaaccaataaTTCAGTGAAATGACTTATTGTTTCTCTGAAATCCAGTCATGGCTCAACAGGCTTGAAGCGCATTGTAAAACTAAGGGGTGCCGTTTGTAAAAATTCAGTCACACTTCTATAGCTgatatattttgaatatttaactcacttttctcacatttagCTCATTTTGAGGTAGAAATTAAATGGGGAATCAAaatgctaaatctaaatctaaatgttaaatctaaatctaaatgctaatgctaaatctaaatctaaatgctaatgctaatgctaatgctaaatctaaatgctaatgctaaatctaaatgttaaatctaaatctaaatgctaaatctaaatgttaaatctaaatctaaatgttaaatctaaatctaaatgctaaatctaaatgttaagcctaaatctaaatgctaaatctaaatctaaatctaaatgctaaatctaaatctatatgttaaatctaaatctaaatgttaaatctaaatctaaatgctaaatctaaatctatATATTAAATCTatatgttaaatctaaatctaaatgctaaatctaaATGTGTCAGCAAGTGTAAAGttaaatatttagaaaatatgCAAATAGCCCACGCCTCTCAGCACGCACAGACCcgatttagatttaacatttagatttagatttaacatttagatctAGCATTTAGATTTcgatttaacatttaatatttagatttagcatttagatttagatttaacatttagatttagatttaacatttagatttagatttaacatttagatttaccatttagatttagatttagcatttagatttaccatttagatttagatttaacatttagatttagatttaacattttgatTCCCCATTTAATTTCTACCTCAAACTGAGctaaatgtgagaaaagtgagctaaatgtgagaaaagtgagttaaatattcaaaatatatcAGCTAGAAAAGTGTGACTGAATTTTTCATTCGGCACCCCATAGTTTTATGATGTCTGATTAATGATTTAACCTGGTGGATTTATACCTCATGGAGTGGGCTGCAACAGCAACACCTGTAGATGTAGAGCCCATAACCGTGCAATAGATAACAAAATGAAATGGCACATTGGAGGTGAGTTTAAATCATTAAGtagatttaaaacaaatctgaacTAATTTCGAACTTATTATGTTGAAGCTCTATATTTAGAATTGAACGTTTCATAATGAGTGACTGTAGGGGACAATAGGGAATTCCTCTTGGCTAAACATTAACTGAATACAGAGGGTTTAGGTGGTAAAAAAGATACCGGCATGCAGCAAAAAATGCCACTGAAAGACTGTAGTCTCTGATGTTTTTAACCATGGAGTTACCAGGACAAGCCCAATTTGCGTAGAGCcaagctgaaaacaaagaagcagGCATGTTTTGCATGAGCCATCACCGGACGGTGCATGACCATCTTTCATttaatgcatgctgggattaACTCTTCAACTTCTGGGATCATGTATTCTGGATGGATAGCACAAATACCTCCTGATTTATTTGCACCAAATCTCTTGAAGTTTGTGTTCTGTAAGATGTGGCCAGTGTAGCAAAGTACACACCCAGTATGTCTAATGATTAAAAAGTTGTAAACGTGAACTAAACGAACAACAGGCTAAAACCACTAAGCTCTTTTGTGATTGTGACTGTTTTTGAACCACTCCCTTGTGTCTTCCGGAGTTTCTTGTCCCTAAGCAAAACAACACCTCTGCCaattaaaaaatgacttttgtCAGCACGTTCTTCCCTGGAGAAGGGCCGGTACATTTCCACATGCTTGATTGTGTTCTTTGGTGTACCCATTACCATGTCACAGTATTACGCAGTGATAAGTTGAGAACTGGCATTTGACAAAGACAGTCCTGCCAAGCAGCTTTCTCTCCAGGATTCTTGGCAGATACTTTAGACATTCTACataattattaaaatgatattaatctgttgctttttctctccctctcactacTTCCATTAACCCACTATTTCCCTCTTCTCATTTggctctctttgtttttcaacTCTTTACCTTTTGTCTTTGCTAAACCTTTAATCCTTTTCTGCTCTACTTCCTTTCTTTCCCAATCTCTTCATGTCTGCCCATGCCccttttctgtctgctcctATCCTCAGCCAAATATCCAGAGATCAAGTCTCTGATGGGTCCAGACCCCCAGCTGAAGTGGGTGGTATCAGGCATGGTCCTGACCCAGCTCCTGGCCTGCTACCTGGTCCACAACATCTCCTGGAAGTGGATCTTCTTCTGGGCTTATGCCTTTGGAGGCTGCATCAACCACTCCTTGACTCTGGCTATTCATGACATCTCTCACAACGTGGCATTTGGCAACAAGTTGGCCAAGTGGAACCGCTGGTTTGCTATGTGGGCCAACCTGCCCATTGGGCTACCTTACTCTGCCTCCTTTAAGAAGTATCACATTGACCACCATCGGTATCTGGGTGGCGACCAGCTGGATGTTGACATCCCTACAGACCTTGAGGGATGGTTTTTCTGCACCCCGGCCAGGAAGGTCGTCTGGCTCTTCCTCCAGCCCTTCTTCTACGCCCTTCGCCCATTGGTGGTCAACCCTAAGCCAGTGGGTCAGATGGAGATCCAGAACGCAGTTGTTCAGTTCACAGCAAACTTAATTATCTACTATCTATGGGGGCTGAAGCCCATTGTTTACCTCATTGCAGGTTCTATCCTGTGCATGGGACTGCATCCTATCTCTGGACATTTCATAGCTGAGCATTACATGTTCCTGAAGGGACACGAGACATATTCGTACTATGGACCGCTTAACTCAATCACCTTCAACGTCGGTTATCACATGGAGCACCATGACTTCCCGAGCATACCTGGCAGTAAACTACCTCAGGTGAGACAGCCCACTGTAATAAATCACAACTACATTACAAACAGGTTAACTCAAGTCATTCATTATAAGACTGTTAGCTGAGCTGTAGAGAACAAGGATATTTGCAACTCTTACATCACCAACAGGTGTGGCCAGATAAGACGGGCCACTCCGGTTTTTCAGAATCTAGACAAAAAGGTTTCAGCAAAAGCCACATGACATTTTTTCAATCAAGGACAAATATTTATCAGTTGAAAGGCCAGACTTTGTAACTGATTAACTGCTGCCTCTCCAGCACCAGCAGAGCATGAAGAGATTCAGGGTGTGATACCTGCCCACAGCTTGTCTGATAATGCCTTTGTTCATGAGCTAGTTTTGTGTGATTGAGTGATTATGAACCTTTCTATTTTAGACTAATCTGTTTTTGTAGTGATACAGTTTTTAGGAATTTCTCCAATCTGTGCTCcaaatgatgatgttttctgaAGAAAGCACAAAGCCTTTATGGTAAATGGTATTTCCTTGTGGAACAAAGCAGTGACATGTCTGCTTCTATCAGCCTTTGTGGCCCTGAGGCCATATACTTGATATAcaatttatgtttttgttttttatttttcactcatGACCCTTTCTTTTTATTGGCAGGTCAAGCAAATAGCAGCAGAATATTATGACTGCTTGCCTCAACACACATCCTGGATTCGAGTATTATGGGACTTTGTGTTCGACGACAGCATCGGCCCCTATGCCCGAATCAAACGGAACTACAAGCTGAGCAAGCAGGGATAGATCTGTGACTGAAAGTGTTTATCTCTAAACAGGAATGTGAATTTCAGTTGTTCAAAATCTATGGGCCACTATCAAATATCATTCTGTTTACTagtttaatgctgttttttcccccaTGTAGTTGTGGTGGTTGGTTGTCACTGTCAGTAAAACATGTTGGACATTCTTATCTTAGATCAGTCAGGAAGCGGAAAGAGAAGTCAGATGTAAGATAGAGGGCCTGTCATCGTgacacagtgaggacatttcCTGTATTCAGAGGACAAAATGTCTCTAATATTGATAATATTAATAGGTTTAACAGAGATGTGGTTTCCTTTTCCTGCCTTTTAAGCATCACATCAGGCTTCTTAAGAATTTCTGAATGTGAGTGGAGGCTCACAAAGCCTCTCAGATTACCTAATACAATTTCGCATCTATCATGCAGAACAGTGCTAAGGCGGAAAACAAGTACCGAAACTTACCTTTCAGTTAGAAGAGCTTTTTCTTCACGGATGTCCCATTCTGCTTGTTCACAGCTCCATTGTGCTGTAAAAAAATATGGTTTGATTACATCTGCGGGGAGTGGatgaaataacagaaacaccttaTACTGCAAAAAGTagttcttaaaaaaaatatacagttttcagtgtctcataatgtttggtgtttttttttttttctttaaactgtcAGGTGTGCTGAATTAAGTCAGTGATCATTTCATATTGCACAGCAAATATCCCATGAAGCCgctttcagtcagtgttagtGAGAGTCTTCTTGTGACCATTGGTCCTCTTTGCCCATGCACTTTTCTTAAATTTGGCCTCTTTGGAGTTTAGAGATCAGCAAATCTTTTTTGGGTGGCCATGAGTCAAAATCACCTACGTGCCAGTTTTAAAGGCACAAAAGTGACGCATATTCAGTTTTCATGCGGTCAGTATTGAACGCAACAGAAGAAATTGTGAGAAAATAGGTTAAATATTCCCAACCTGAATTGTAGCTGAGGACAAAATACAAACTGATACAAGttcaagaaaaggaaatgatttTGATGTAggccaaacaaaagaaaagagcttGAGCACTGGTCACTCTGATGTTGACTCCATGTCTtttaacagcaacagcaaaccAGCACTTCTGAATAAACACATACACTTCAAATCAGAATTCACTGCAGATGTTGTATTGtagtgtttgttattttgtcccatccatccatccattgtctatacccgactatcccttttctggggttgcggggggctggagcctagtccagctgtcaatgggtgagaggcggggtgcaccctgaaccggtcgccagtcgatcgcagggaaacatatacaaacatacagccattcacgctcacactcacacctaaggacaattttagagtcaccaatcaacctaatgagcatgtttttggtctgtgggaggaagccagagtgcccggagaaaacccacacatgcacaggaagaacatgcaaacttcacacagaaaggccctgcctgacccgggaatcaacccggtgaccttcttgctgtgag
Protein-coding regions in this window:
- the degs2 gene encoding sphingolipid delta(4)-desaturase/C4-monooxygenase DES2 — its product is MGKTGGRDDFEWVYNDQPHTSRRKEILAKYPEIKSLMGPDPQLKWVVSGMVLTQLLACYLVHNISWKWIFFWAYAFGGCINHSLTLAIHDISHNVAFGNKLAKWNRWFAMWANLPIGLPYSASFKKYHIDHHRYLGGDQLDVDIPTDLEGWFFCTPARKVVWLFLQPFFYALRPLVVNPKPVGQMEIQNAVVQFTANLIIYYLWGLKPIVYLIAGSILCMGLHPISGHFIAEHYMFLKGHETYSYYGPLNSITFNVGYHMEHHDFPSIPGSKLPQVKQIAAEYYDCLPQHTSWIRVLWDFVFDDSIGPYARIKRNYKLSKQG